In one window of Paraflavitalea soli DNA:
- a CDS encoding SusC/RagA family TonB-linked outer membrane protein, with translation MKQSLLGFLLLFIASQAFSQGRTVTGTVTDSLGKSIASASIKGNKSGLGTTTSDNGKFSLVVMDKDDALEISSTGYSRQTVKLGDNLSSLTIVLKADAQNLETVVVTALGITRKARSVTYSTQTIGADELSTVKSTNVLNSLNGKIAGVQVNRTSSGAGGSVRIVLRGDKSTRNSQPLYVIDGLPIVNQTGGPDAGLYNGAPDGGDILSTMNPDDIESLNVLKGASASALYGSQGSNGVILITTKKGKAGTARLDFSSSITADRVSVLPKLQYDYKQSTAPDATSPGSEDSWGAKGAANTSGDYVKDFFQTGLTFINSIGLTTGNEKSSNYLSYSNTDNKGILPTSTLKQHTITFRQTTRLLQDKLVLDGTFTGSIQNAHNRSTPGIYYNPLTGLYLFPRGLDFNSFKNYEYFSPTRYLNAQNWWNINYDKDQANGGGWGGQDYQQNPYWVMNRNTVDNKNQNVYASLSAKYLLNSWLTVQLRGNINNFINQYERHIYATTQGTLSRFNGNLLTTRTNTTNLYGDVLLSGDRQLNQDFGLNFTLGTAIQDQKGTMLTVNGTPTVPNVFLESALERATIDVRNYNTDNGTPVRRRINSVFGSVQLNYQNKLFLDFSDRNDWSSALAYTPSETKGYNYFSLGVSGVLSDLLTLPAAVNYAKLRVSYAQVGNDVNPFATYPLYTFNQGGIANPPNSYPITDVPGLELKPEKSKAFEIGTQWNFLQNRLSLDLTWYKSNTYNQYFSGINLQRYNTKTDFNAGNIQNTGIEASVSYKVFNSKKFTWNTTINFSHNKNKIVELFDPNIVTNVTKDAIYTLGASGSYTALRLDGSFGDMYGRTFKTDAQGRTIVNATTHLPIFVDSIFANPNPKAIVGWNNNFSIGRFNVNLLIDGKFGGKVLSITQGYLDQMGVSERTADARNNGNTVTINNAVDEAGHAWSGTVDAQTYYKYVGGKTPAGAAYTYSATAVRLREIAITYQIPVNGKVIKDLRVAAIGNNLFFFKKDAPFDPEQVAGVNAGGTGIDAFGLPAYRSYGVSLKCTF, from the coding sequence ATGAAACAAAGTCTTCTTGGTTTCCTGCTCCTGTTTATTGCTTCTCAGGCGTTCTCACAGGGGCGCACGGTTACCGGCACAGTCACCGACTCACTAGGTAAGTCGATCGCTTCGGCCAGTATCAAAGGCAATAAAAGCGGCCTCGGAACCACTACCAGCGATAACGGAAAATTCTCCCTCGTTGTCATGGACAAGGATGATGCCCTGGAAATAAGCTCTACAGGGTATTCCCGGCAAACGGTAAAGCTGGGTGACAATTTAAGTTCCCTCACCATTGTTTTAAAAGCCGATGCGCAAAACCTCGAAACGGTAGTAGTTACCGCCCTTGGTATTACCCGCAAAGCCCGCTCGGTTACTTATTCTACACAAACCATCGGAGCTGATGAGCTGAGCACAGTAAAGAGTACGAATGTATTGAATAGCCTCAATGGTAAAATAGCCGGCGTGCAGGTAAACCGTACGTCCAGCGGCGCCGGTGGCTCCGTGCGCATTGTATTGCGCGGTGACAAATCTACCCGTAACAGCCAGCCGCTGTATGTAATAGATGGTTTGCCCATTGTAAACCAAACAGGTGGCCCCGATGCCGGCCTCTATAATGGCGCACCCGATGGCGGTGATATCCTTAGTACCATGAACCCCGATGATATTGAATCACTCAACGTGCTGAAAGGCGCTTCCGCTTCTGCCCTTTATGGCAGCCAGGGAAGTAACGGGGTGATCCTCATCACTACCAAAAAAGGCAAAGCAGGTACCGCCCGGCTCGACTTCTCCAGCAGCATTACCGCCGACAGGGTTTCTGTACTGCCCAAGCTACAGTATGATTACAAACAGTCCACCGCCCCCGATGCTACCAGCCCCGGTAGCGAGGATTCCTGGGGCGCCAAAGGTGCTGCCAATACCTCCGGCGATTATGTAAAGGACTTCTTTCAAACCGGCCTCACTTTTATCAACAGCATTGGTCTCACCACCGGCAATGAAAAGTCTTCCAACTATCTTTCTTATTCCAATACAGATAATAAAGGTATCCTGCCTACCAGCACCTTAAAGCAGCATACGATTACTTTCCGGCAAACGACCCGCTTATTGCAGGATAAACTGGTGTTGGATGGTACCTTTACCGGTAGTATCCAGAATGCGCATAACCGCAGCACACCGGGTATTTATTATAACCCGCTTACTGGTTTATATCTTTTCCCCCGCGGATTGGATTTCAACAGCTTTAAGAACTACGAATATTTTTCACCCACCCGTTACCTCAATGCCCAAAACTGGTGGAATATCAATTACGATAAGGACCAGGCTAATGGTGGTGGCTGGGGTGGTCAGGATTACCAGCAGAATCCCTACTGGGTCATGAACCGCAATACGGTTGATAACAAAAACCAGAATGTATATGCATCTCTCTCGGCCAAGTACCTGCTCAATTCCTGGCTTACGGTACAACTGAGGGGTAATATCAACAACTTTATCAACCAGTACGAGCGCCATATCTATGCTACCACACAGGGTACCCTGTCCCGCTTTAATGGAAACCTGCTTACTACACGTACCAATACCACCAATTTATATGGTGATGTATTGTTGAGTGGCGACAGGCAGCTGAACCAGGACTTCGGCCTCAATTTCACACTGGGTACTGCCATCCAGGACCAAAAGGGTACGATGCTCACCGTGAATGGTACGCCTACGGTTCCCAACGTATTCCTCGAATCAGCCCTGGAAAGAGCTACCATCGATGTGCGTAACTACAATACCGATAACGGTACCCCGGTACGCAGAAGGATCAATTCAGTATTTGGTTCTGTACAATTGAATTATCAGAATAAGTTGTTCCTTGATTTCAGCGACCGGAATGACTGGTCTTCCGCCCTGGCTTATACACCCAGTGAGACGAAAGGATATAATTATTTCTCCCTGGGGGTTAGCGGTGTGCTGAGTGATCTGCTCACGCTGCCTGCGGCTGTCAATTATGCCAAACTGCGCGTGTCATACGCCCAGGTGGGTAATGATGTGAACCCTTTTGCTACTTATCCACTGTATACCTTTAACCAGGGTGGTATCGCCAACCCGCCCAATAGTTATCCGATCACGGATGTGCCAGGACTGGAACTCAAGCCCGAAAAGAGCAAAGCTTTTGAGATCGGTACACAATGGAACTTCCTGCAAAACAGGCTGTCATTGGATCTTACCTGGTACAAGTCGAATACCTACAACCAATACTTCAGTGGTATCAATCTTCAGCGATACAATACCAAAACAGATTTCAACGCAGGTAATATCCAGAACACAGGTATTGAAGCTTCTGTGTCGTACAAAGTGTTCAATTCAAAGAAGTTTACCTGGAATACGACCATTAATTTCTCCCACAATAAAAATAAGATCGTTGAGTTGTTTGATCCCAATATCGTAACCAATGTAACCAAAGATGCCATTTATACATTGGGCGCCAGCGGCAGTTATACTGCCTTGAGGCTGGATGGTTCTTTTGGGGATATGTATGGACGTACGTTCAAGACCGATGCCCAGGGCCGTACGATCGTGAATGCTACCACCCACCTGCCCATCTTTGTAGACAGCATTTTTGCAAATCCCAATCCCAAAGCGATTGTGGGATGGAACAATAACTTCTCTATTGGCCGCTTTAATGTCAACCTGCTGATCGATGGTAAGTTTGGTGGCAAAGTGTTGAGCATTACACAGGGCTATCTCGATCAGATGGGTGTAAGTGAAAGAACGGCAGATGCCAGGAACAATGGCAATACAGTGACGATCAACAATGCGGTTGATGAAGCCGGACATGCCTGGAGTGGTACAGTAGATGCGCAAACTTACTATAAATATGTAGGTGGTAAAACACCCGCAGGTGCTGCTTATACCTATAGCGCCACGGCAGTAAGGCTGCGTGAGATCGCTATTACTTACCAGATACCGGTGAACGGTAAAGTTATAAAAGACCTGAGGGTAGCTGCAATAGGTAATAACCTGTTCTTCTTTAAGAAAGATGCGCCTTTCGATCCTGAACAAGTGGCTGGTGTAAATGCCGGTGGTACAGGTATCGATGCCTTTGGCCTGCCTGCTTACAGAAGTTATGGTGTAAGCCTTAAATGTACTTTCTAG
- a CDS encoding SusD/RagB family nutrient-binding outer membrane lipoprotein encodes MLRSSLYKLTAACAIAAMLGTGCAKDFQETNTNPAGVKPDVFLADFQAVILPLQNGQRNLVHYVNWEYQLQQNLNADIYSGYMMSPTPFNGGNNNGNYFMMDGWNEWVLNIAYDGVMQATADFEKYSKEYKSADLADATAMAKILSVIEMHKAADIFGPVIYSHYGKPNPDLSIDYDSQQDAYKAFFADLDIAVANLKPYVAGTKKVGTAFKKADMMYGGDPAKWLRLANTLRLRLALRIVYADATTAKTQGEKALDPANGGLLAAVSDNGLVAYGTESPIGVIINDWDDIRAGAPLSSLLNGYNDPRISHLLSPASDAVVAGQYIGIRNGVAIDAKARYSGYSKPAAKSANGDYFDKGAGKAKIATAAEAWFLKAEAALRGWANAGDIQTNYETGIDRSFEEWGAGSATAYKADATSKAAPYVDPKSQVAGANNVPAGNPNLSTITIKWNAAAGTEEKLERIITQKWLAVYPDGQEAWSEFRRTGYPKLFPVVLNNSNGTITGFIKRLPIPSKFKNSNKAGYDKAIATLGGPDNPGTKVWWDKKP; translated from the coding sequence ATGTTAAGATCATCACTATATAAATTAACCGCCGCCTGTGCCATTGCTGCCATGCTGGGAACCGGCTGCGCCAAAGATTTCCAGGAAACGAATACCAACCCTGCGGGTGTGAAACCCGATGTTTTCCTGGCCGATTTCCAGGCTGTTATACTACCCCTGCAAAACGGACAGCGCAACCTGGTGCATTATGTCAACTGGGAATACCAGCTGCAACAAAACCTCAATGCAGATATCTACAGCGGCTATATGATGAGCCCTACGCCGTTTAATGGCGGTAACAACAATGGCAACTACTTCATGATGGATGGCTGGAATGAGTGGGTGCTGAATATTGCCTATGATGGTGTGATGCAGGCTACTGCCGATTTTGAAAAATACAGCAAGGAATACAAGTCGGCCGACCTGGCCGATGCGACGGCCATGGCGAAAATCCTCAGCGTTATTGAGATGCACAAAGCGGCCGATATTTTTGGCCCCGTCATTTATTCCCATTATGGCAAGCCGAATCCCGATCTGTCTATAGATTACGATTCACAACAGGATGCCTACAAAGCATTTTTCGCTGACCTGGATATTGCCGTAGCCAACTTAAAACCATATGTAGCCGGTACTAAGAAAGTGGGTACTGCCTTCAAAAAGGCTGATATGATGTATGGCGGTGATCCGGCTAAATGGCTGCGCCTGGCCAATACCCTGCGCTTACGCCTGGCTTTGCGCATCGTGTATGCTGATGCCACCACGGCTAAAACACAGGGAGAAAAAGCCCTTGATCCAGCCAATGGCGGTCTCCTGGCAGCCGTTAGTGATAATGGACTGGTAGCTTACGGTACAGAAAGCCCCATCGGTGTGATCATCAACGACTGGGACGATATCCGTGCAGGAGCGCCACTGAGCTCTCTCCTGAATGGGTACAATGACCCACGTATTTCTCACTTACTGTCGCCTGCTTCAGATGCTGTGGTAGCTGGTCAGTATATCGGTATCAGGAATGGTGTGGCCATCGATGCCAAGGCCCGCTACTCTGGTTATTCAAAACCAGCGGCCAAATCGGCCAACGGCGATTATTTCGATAAAGGCGCGGGCAAAGCCAAGATCGCTACAGCTGCGGAAGCCTGGTTCCTGAAGGCAGAAGCGGCACTGAGGGGCTGGGCCAATGCAGGTGATATACAAACCAATTATGAAACAGGTATCGACCGCTCTTTTGAAGAATGGGGGGCAGGTTCTGCCACTGCGTATAAAGCAGACGCCACCAGCAAAGCGGCTCCTTACGTAGATCCCAAATCACAAGTGGCCGGCGCCAACAATGTGCCTGCCGGTAATCCTAACCTCAGCACGATTACCATCAAGTGGAATGCCGCTGCTGGTACAGAGGAAAAGCTGGAGCGCATCATTACGCAGAAATGGCTGGCGGTTTATCCCGATGGTCAGGAAGCCTGGAGCGAATTCCGCCGCACAGGATATCCCAAACTGTTCCCGGTAGTGCTCAACAACAGCAATGGAACCATTACCGGTTTCATCAAGCGCTTACCCATCCCCTCTAAGTTTAAGAACAGCAACAAAGCTGGTTACGATAAGGCTATTGCCACCCTCGGCGGACCTGATAATCCAGGTACCAAAGTATGGTGGGATAAGAAGCCCTGA
- a CDS encoding endo-beta-N-acetylglucosaminidase H, translating into MVNLFYLNRKNVTVFLLLAIACLTYSCKKDLQQKEAIPNDDEKALNAVGVSGPKSIVYVEVNSNDFANVAKYSLATGQPLFDIGIIFAANINYNTSTQTATLFFNPQVTTVLNNRAITIQPVQARGTKVLLSILGNHQGAGICNFPSQAAAQAFAQLLANAVNTYGLDGIDFDDEYSDYGVNGTGQPNASSFVYLVTALRSLMPTKIISFYYYGPAASRLSYNGVTVGSKVNYSWNAIYGTWSVPNVPGLTAANLSPAAVNITATSSSTAASLATQTVNNNYGLYLTYNLPNNDVSSYLSSFSNVLYGQPTVYNGGGASGVKFFQHTNYGGTATSSIPKGNYTLSQLQAYGFVNDWASSVTIPAGWTVIMYSNDNFTGTSWTLTSSNANFPGLSPTANDVVTSVRIQ; encoded by the coding sequence ATGGTAAACCTATTCTATCTGAACAGAAAGAACGTCACAGTATTCCTCCTCTTAGCGATTGCATGCCTAACTTATTCCTGTAAAAAGGACTTACAACAGAAGGAAGCTATTCCCAACGATGATGAGAAAGCCCTCAATGCCGTGGGTGTGAGCGGACCCAAGTCAATAGTATATGTAGAAGTAAACAGCAATGATTTTGCCAATGTGGCTAAGTATTCCCTGGCAACCGGTCAGCCGCTATTTGATATCGGGATCATCTTTGCAGCCAATATCAATTACAATACGTCCACGCAGACTGCTACCTTGTTCTTTAATCCCCAGGTAACAACGGTATTAAACAACCGGGCTATCACCATCCAGCCTGTACAGGCAAGGGGCACCAAGGTATTATTGTCTATCCTGGGCAACCACCAGGGAGCCGGTATCTGTAACTTCCCCAGCCAGGCGGCTGCTCAGGCCTTTGCCCAACTATTGGCCAATGCCGTCAACACCTATGGATTGGACGGTATTGATTTCGATGACGAGTACAGCGACTATGGCGTAAATGGCACGGGCCAGCCCAATGCGAGTTCTTTTGTATACCTCGTTACCGCTTTGCGCAGCCTGATGCCCACCAAGATCATCTCTTTCTATTATTACGGCCCTGCTGCATCCCGCCTTTCGTACAATGGTGTGACGGTAGGTTCCAAGGTCAACTATAGCTGGAATGCGATCTATGGCACCTGGTCTGTACCCAATGTGCCTGGTCTTACGGCGGCCAACCTCAGTCCTGCAGCAGTGAACATCACGGCTACCAGTTCTTCTACGGCGGCTTCCCTGGCCACACAAACGGTCAATAATAACTACGGTCTTTATCTTACTTATAATTTGCCCAACAACGATGTGAGCAGTTACCTCAGCAGTTTCTCCAATGTATTGTACGGTCAGCCTACAGTATATAATGGCGGAGGTGCTTCAGGTGTGAAATTCTTCCAGCATACCAATTATGGAGGCACGGCTACCAGTAGTATTCCCAAGGGCAATTATACCCTGTCCCAGTTGCAGGCCTATGGTTTCGTGAACGACTGGGCTTCGTCGGTTACTATACCCGCGGGCTGGACAGTGATCATGTATTCCAATGATAATTTCACCGGCACCTCGTGGACGCTGACCAGCAGCAATGCCAACTTTCCCGGACTATCACCCACAGCCAATGACGTAGTTACATCAGTTAGGATCCAATAA
- a CDS encoding alpha/beta hydrolase — MSTIKSKTVMFVTGAFVIHRGWDEWQKYFQSKGYNTIAPPWPNKEAETAQELRDRQPNDVALATTTLAEVIDSYAKHAESLPEKPIIIGHSLGGMMTQILVNRGYAVAGVAIHPVPPLGVFPYELGFLRGGFKSLGLFTSVKKTYLMSLKDWQFAFVNGMPLAEQKAAWEANTIPESKTVSRGGLSSMAKLDWKKPHVPLLITSGSEDNIIPAHLNYRNYKAYKQNGSVLDYKEFKGRNHFVLGQSTWKEDADYILDWLAKL; from the coding sequence ATGTCAACCATCAAATCAAAAACAGTCATGTTCGTTACCGGCGCTTTTGTTATTCACCGCGGCTGGGACGAATGGCAAAAATACTTCCAGAGCAAAGGGTACAATACCATCGCGCCGCCATGGCCTAATAAAGAGGCCGAGACAGCGCAGGAGCTGCGCGATCGTCAGCCCAATGATGTAGCCCTCGCTACTACCACCCTGGCAGAGGTGATCGACTCTTATGCGAAGCACGCAGAGAGCCTGCCCGAAAAGCCCATTATTATCGGGCATTCACTGGGTGGTATGATGACGCAGATATTGGTGAACCGTGGTTATGCTGTTGCCGGGGTAGCGATCCATCCGGTGCCGCCACTGGGTGTATTCCCTTATGAACTGGGATTCCTGCGGGGCGGCTTTAAATCCCTGGGATTGTTTACCTCTGTGAAGAAAACCTATTTAATGTCTTTAAAAGACTGGCAGTTTGCTTTTGTGAACGGTATGCCCCTGGCAGAACAGAAAGCCGCCTGGGAAGCCAATACTATTCCCGAATCAAAAACCGTGTCCCGCGGCGGATTGAGCTCAATGGCTAAACTGGATTGGAAAAAGCCCCATGTGCCTTTGCTGATCACTTCGGGCAGCGAAGACAATATCATCCCGGCGCACCTCAACTACAGGAATTATAAGGCCTATAAGCAAAACGGTTCCGTGCTGGATTATAAAGAGTTTAAAGGCCGCAATCACTTTGTGCTGGGACAATCTACCTGGAAAGAAGATGCAGATTATATATTGGATTGGCTGGCTAAATT